A single genomic interval of Meleagris gallopavo isolate NT-WF06-2002-E0010 breed Aviagen turkey brand Nicholas breeding stock chromosome 6, Turkey_5.1, whole genome shotgun sequence harbors:
- the FYCO1 gene encoding FYVE and coiled-coil domain-containing protein 1 isoform X2: MEAATGESQLQRIIRDLQDAVAELSKEFKEGGEPITDDSVNLQKFSYKLEYLLQFDQKEKSTLLGNRKDYWDYFCDCLAKVKGANDGIRFVKSITELRTSLGKGRAFLRYSLVHQRLADTLQQCFMNTKVTSDWYYARSPFLNPKMSSDIVGQLYELTDVQFDLASRGYDLDAAWPAFARRTLSSLGSSAYLWKPPSRSSSMSSLVSNYLQAPEFPSSPDANNSLNAEHFEGFEEMRVELDQAELRQKELQRSIQQLEMENQELQAAVSLQKEQLQLEKEKSNNYSEENSRLTKMITELQKQCEVSHSTQSTVHDLQKCLQSLELNAAEQQKEYSTKLAQLATSKEDYASKLQLLNEELEVCRALVAMKELCIDELKAKLSSTEQKNLNLLAKVDAALEEKGQQAMAQCDSAIQIQALLEKLQQTEKEKAEMQILSDEHTHQLKTAKEQLQLKEEAQKELESRYNRLAADSREESEKLLRSLETTKKEMDALQKALTLKEKEMAELQTQVMGSLAQVGSLEKDLEEARKEKEKLEEEYGKMEGALKDEAQSQAEKIEQQESHLKKVSETVCSLEKQKQKLLYEKEHLSQKVKELEDQMKQQNSEVNEMSEESRKLKTENADLQQSKKKMEEKLKNLEASKDSLEAEVARLRASEKQLQSEIDDALVSVDEKEKKLRSQNKQLDEDLQNARRQRQILEEKLEALHSDYRELKEREETTKESYASLEGQLKSAKQHSLQVEKSLDTLKESKESLQSQLAEKEVQLQDMEFQCEQLRAEAERHRKKAEILEVEKLSVENTCLQQTKLIESLTSEKESMEKHQLQQAASLEKDAKELTSRLTVSEEQLQVNRDEVSRLQTELLDLRVKLQQTTDEREQLKSKLAITETVLGEQKVLVQQLKEQTESLNRNHVQELVQCKEREEVLEREQETVALQKTELENNLLSLKEELSKVKQYLEAARMENVENKDLLHRTNTDMAELGIQICALSSEKVDAEEQLAQAKERLKELEEQAAAQQEKLKHDISSLRQENRNLQEKLEEAQICVSAVPSLQAQLETAKKQAQSFQETSQEELSAIKFQMSTEILNYQTKFKAANEECGKLKEQLEEQKRQQHATEEEIAGLQAENTSLSRKLEETREQLSELQSARLQKEEEVTSLRELLERTQKEADEAKKQALDYSEKLRKVAADKDSNDQKLFAELDDLTRTKQFLEERLIELIRDKDALWQKSDALEFQQKLSAEQKWQGDTEVNHCLDCQREFSWMVRRHHCRMCGRIFCYYCCNNYMVTKPGGRKERCCKACFNKPRVIVDNADDSGSSANQEGSPGSLESPVSPVAGEASKPPDDAAFDIITDEELCQVQESESLHSESQMDRDSLDQSVTDLNSTCNSSTFDESEEWQVAQDAEISLLKSGEIMVKLPLTVEEIINFGEGNRELFIKSSTYSIIPITVTEVGLTISWIFSSDPKSISFSVVYQESEDTPLDQCKVLIPMTRCNSHKETIRGQMKVRNSGIYTLIFDNTFSRFISKRVFYQLTVERPVIYDGSDFP; this comes from the exons ATGGAGGCAGCTACTGGTGAAAGCCAACTGCAGCGAATTATCAGGGACTTGCAAG ATGCTGTGGCTGAATTAAGTAAAGAATTTAAAGAAGGAGGGGAACCAATCACAGATGACAGTGTCAACTTGCAAAAATTCTCCTACAAGCTTGAATATCTTCTACAG TTtgaccagaaagaaaaaagcacattgCTGGGGAACAGAAAAGACTACTGGGATTATTTCTGTGACTGTCTGGCAAAAGTCAAAGGAGCTAATGATGGAATTCGCTTTGTCAAGTCTATTACGGAA CTACGAACATCTCTTGGGAAAGGAAGAGCATTTCTGCGTTACTCCCTCGTTCATCAAAGGCTTGCAGATACCTTACAGCAGTGTTTTATGAACACCAAGGTGACGAG tgaCTGGTACTATGCACGAAGCCCATTTCTGAACCCCAAAATGAGTTCTGACATTGTGGGTCAACTCTATGAGCTCACTGATGTTCAGTTTGACTTGGCATCACGAGGCTATGATTTAGATGCTGCTTGGCCAGCATTTGCAAG GAGGACGCTGTCCTCACTTGGATCTTCAGCATACTTATGGAAGCCCCCAAGTCGCAGTTCCAGCATGAGCAGCTTAGTGAGCAATTACTTGCAG GCTCCAGAGTTTCCCTCCAGCCCTGATGCAAATAACTCACTAAATGCTGAACACTTTGAGGGCTTTGAAGAGATGCGTGTAGAACTTGACCAGGCTGAGCTGAGGCAGAAAGAACTTCAGAGAAGTATTCAGCAGCTAGAAATGGAAAACCAGGAGCTCCAGGCAGCTGTCAGCCTTCAGAAAGAACAGTTGCAgctagaaaaagagaagagcaatAACTATAGTGAGGAGAACTCCCGTCTGACAAAGATGATCACAGAGTTACAGAAGCAGTGTGAGGTTTCACACTCCACTCAAAGCACTGTTCATGACCTGCAGAAATGCCTTCAATCGCTGGAACTGAATGCCGCGGAGCAGCAGAAGGAGTATTCAACAAAGCTGGCGCAGTTGGCAACCAGTAAGGAGGATTATGCCTCAAAACTGCAGCTGTTGAACGAGGAGTTGGAGGTCTGTAGGGCTTTAGTTGCTATGAAGGAGCTTTGCATTGATGAGCTTAAAGCAAAGCTAAGTTCCACAGAACAGAAGAATCTCAACCTCCTCGCAAAAGTTGATGCTGCCTTAGAGGAAAAAGGACAGCAAGCTATGGCCCAGTGTGACTCTGCCATACAGATACAGGCATTATTAGAGAAGCTTCagcagacagaaaaggaaaaggcagagatgCAAATACTTAGTGATGAACATACACATCAGCTGAAAACTGcaaaagagcagctgcagctgaaagaaGAGGCACAGAAGGAATTGGAGTCCAGATATAATCGCCTTGCTGCTGATTCCAGAGAAGAGAGTGAAAAGCTGCTGAGGAGCCTGGAAACCACgaaaaaagaaatggatgcACTTCAGAAGGCCCTgactctgaaagaaaaggagatggcTGAGCTCCAGACCCAGGTAATGGGGTCGCTGGCTCAGGTGGGGTCATTGGAAAAAGATCTTGAGgaggcaaggaaagaaaaagagaaactcGAGGAGGAGTATGGTAAGATGGAAGGGGCACTTAAGGACGAAGCCCagtcacaagcagaaaaaattgAACAACAGGAGAGTCATTTAAAAAAGGTGAGTGAGACTGTGTGTAGCCTTgagaagcaaaagcagaagctcTTGTATGAGAAAGAGCATCTCAGCCAGAAAGTCAAGGAGCTGGAGGATCAGATGAAGCAGCAAAACTCTGAAGTAAATGAAATGAGTGAGGAGAGCAGGAAGCTGAAAACTGAGAACGCAGATTTGCAGCAGTCCAAgaagaagatggaagagaagctgaaaaatttgGAAGCCTCTAAAGATTCTCTGGAAGCTGAAGTGGCGAGGCTGAGGGCCTCTGAGAAGCAGCTTCAGAGTGAGATAGATGATGCCCTTGTGTCAGTtgatgaaaaagagaagaagctCCGCAGCCAGAATAAACAGCTGGATGAAGATTTGCAGAATGCCAGGAGACAAAGACAAATTCTGGAGGAGAAATTAGAGGCTCTGCATTCAGACTATAGAGAattaaaggaaagagaagagaccACCAAGGAATCTTATGCCTCACTTGAAGGACAGCTGAAGAGTGCTAAACAACACAGTTTACAAGTAGAAAAAAGCTTAGACACTTTGAAGGAGAGCAAGGAGTCACTCCAGTCACAGCTTGCAGAGAAGGAAGTACAGCTACAAGACATGGAGTTCCAGTGTGAGCAGCTAAGAGCAGAAGCTGAAAGACATAGGAAGAAAGCTGAGATTCTTGAGGTAGAAAAGCTCAGTGTTGAAAATACGTGCCTTCAGCAGACAAAGCTTATTGAATCCCTCACATCGGAAAAGGAATCAATGGAAAAGCACCAACTACAGCAGGCAGCTTCTCTGGAGAAGGATGCAAAAGAGCTGACCTCCAGGCTTACAGTAAGTGAAGAGCAGCTACAAGTCAACCGAGATGAAGTGTCTAGGCTGCAAACAGAACTCCTTGACCTGCGAGTCAAGCTTCAGCAGACCACTGATGAGAGAGAGCAGTTGAAAAGTAAGCTGGCAATCACAGAAACTGTCTTGGGGGAGCAGAAAGTGCTTGTCCAGCAGCTGAAAGAGCAAACAGAGTCCCTCAACAGAAACCATGTGCAAGAACTGGTGCaatgcaaagaaagagaagaagtgCTGGAAAGAGAACAGGAGACAGTAGCCCTCCAAAAAACTGAGctggaaaataatttgctgAGTCTAAAGGAAGAACTCTCCAAGGTTAAGCAGTACTTGGAAGCTGCTAGAATggaaaatgtagaaaacaaagaTCTCCTCCATAGGACCAACACAGATATGGCTGAACTCGGTATTCAGATTTGTGCCTTGTCCTCTGAGAAGGTGGATGCAGAAGAGCAGTTAGCCCAGGCCAAAGAGAGGCTCAAAGAATTGGAAGAACAGGCAGCAGCGCAAcaggagaaactgaagcatGACATCTCTAGTCTCAGACAGGAGAACAGGAACCTACAAGAGAAACTAGAGGAGGCTCAGATATGTGTCTCAGCTGTCCCAAGTCTGCAAGCACAACTGGAGACAGCAAAGAAACAGGCACAGAGCTTTCAGGAGACCAGCCAAGAAGAGCTGTCTGCCATAAAATTTCAAATGAGCACAGAGATTCTAAATTATCAGACAAAATTCAAG GCTGCCAATGAAGAGTGTGGGAAACTAAAAGAGCAACTTGAGGAGCAGAAGAGACAACAGCATGCTACAGAGGAAGAGATTGCAGGTTTACAA gCTGAAAACACAAGTTTGTCTAGAAAGCTGGAGGAAACAAGAGAGCAGCTGTCTGAATTGCAATCTGCTCGGCTGCAAAAGGAAGAGGAGGTGACATCTCTGAGAGAACTCTTGGAAAG GACCCAAAAGGAAGCTGATGAAGCAAAAAAGCAGGCCCTGGATTACAGTGAGAAACTCAGAAAGGTGGCAGCAGACAAAGACAGCAATGACCAGAAGTTGTTTGCTGAGCTGGATGACCTGACAAGAACAAAACAGTTCCTTGAAGAACGTTTAATAGAACTTATCAG AGATAAGGATGCTTTGTGGCAAAAATCAGATGCTCTGGAGTTCCAGCAGAAGCTTAGTGCAGAGCAGAAGTGGCAGGGTGACACAGAGGTTAACCATTGCCTGGATTGCCAGAGGGAGTTCTCATGGATGGTGCGCCGACACCACTGCAG AATGTGCGGTCGCATTTTCTGCTACTATTGTTGCAACAACTACATGGTGACAAAACCTGGTGGGAGAAAGGAGCGTTGCTGCAAAGCTTGCTTTAATAAGCCCAGAGTGATTGTGGACAATGCAGATGATTCTGGATCCAGTGCCAACCAGGAAGGATCCCCAGGCTCATTGGAGTCACCAGTGTCACCAG TTGCAGGCGAAGCCTCTAAACCACCAGATGATGCAGCATTTGATATAATCACTGATGAGGAGCTGTGCCAAGTACAAGAATCGGAGTCACTCCACAGTGAAAGTCAGATGGATAGAGATTCTCTGGATCAAAGCGTGACAGATCT aaACAGCACGTGTAATTCTTCAACCTTTGATGAATCAGAAGAGTGGCAGGTTGCTCAAGATGCTGAGATAAGCTTGTTGAAGTCAGGAGAAATCAT GGTCAAATTACCCCTTACAGTGGAGGAGATTATAAATTTTGGGGAAGGCAACAGAGAATTGTTCATCAAATCCAGCACTTACAGTATCATTCCCATCACTGTTACAGAGGTTGGGCTAACAATTAGTTGGATATTTTCATCAGACCCTAAAAGCATCTCCTTCAGCGTCGTCTACCAAGAATCAGAAGACACACCATTGGATCAGTGCAAA GTTCTTATTCCTATGACTCGCTGCAATTCTCATAAGGAAACTATCAGAGGACAGATGAAAGTCAGAAACTCTGGAATCTACACACTGATATTTGACAACACATTTTCTAG atttatttcaaaaagagTGTTTTATCAGTTGACTGTTGAGCGACCTGTCATCTATGATGGAAGTGATTTTCCATAG
- the FYCO1 gene encoding FYVE and coiled-coil domain-containing protein 1 isoform X1: MEAATGESQLQRIIRDLQDAVAELSKEFKEGGEPITDDSVNLQKFSYKLEYLLQFDQKEKSTLLGNRKDYWDYFCDCLAKVKGANDGIRFVKSITELRTSLGKGRAFLRYSLVHQRLADTLQQCFMNTKVTSDWYYARSPFLNPKMSSDIVGQLYELTDVQFDLASRGYDLDAAWPAFARRTLSSLGSSAYLWKPPSRSSSMSSLVSNYLQAPEFPSSPDANNSLNAEHFEGFEEMRVELDQAELRQKELQRSIQQLEMENQELQAAVSLQKEQLQLEKEKSNNYSEENSRLTKMITELQKQCEVSHSTQSTVHDLQKCLQSLELNAAEQQKEYSTKLAQLATSKEDYASKLQLLNEELEVCRALVAMKELCIDELKAKLSSTEQKNLNLLAKVDAALEEKGQQAMAQCDSAIQIQALLEKLQQTEKEKAEMQILSDEHTHQLKTAKEQLQLKEEAQKELESRYNRLAADSREESEKLLRSLETTKKEMDALQKALTLKEKEMAELQTQVMGSLAQVGSLEKDLEEARKEKEKLEEEYGKMEGALKDEAQSQAEKIEQQESHLKKVSETVCSLEKQKQKLLYEKEHLSQKVKELEDQMKQQNSEVNEMSEESRKLKTENADLQQSKKKMEEKLKNLEASKDSLEAEVARLRASEKQLQSEIDDALVSVDEKEKKLRSQNKQLDEDLQNARRQRQILEEKLEALHSDYRELKEREETTKESYASLEGQLKSAKQHSLQVEKSLDTLKESKESLQSQLAEKEVQLQDMEFQCEQLRAEAERHRKKAEILEVEKLSVENTCLQQTKLIESLTSEKESMEKHQLQQAASLEKDAKELTSRLTVSEEQLQVNRDEVSRLQTELLDLRVKLQQTTDEREQLKSKLAITETVLGEQKVLVQQLKEQTESLNRNHVQELVQCKEREEVLEREQETVALQKTELENNLLSLKEELSKVKQYLEAARMENVENKDLLHRTNTDMAELGIQICALSSEKVDAEEQLAQAKERLKELEEQAAAQQEKLKHDISSLRQENRNLQEKLEEAQICVSAVPSLQAQLETAKKQAQSFQETSQEELSAIKFQMSTEILNYQTKFKAANEECGKLKEQLEEQKRQQHATEEEIAGLQAENTSLSRKLEETREQLSELQSARLQKEEEVTSLRELLERTQKEADEAKKQALDYSEKLRKVAADKDSNDQKLFAELDDLTRTKQFLEERLIELIRDKDALWQKSDALEFQQKLSAEQKWQGDTEVNHCLDCQREFSWMVRRHHCRMCGRIFCYYCCNNYMVTKPGGRKERCCKACFNKPRVIVDNADDSGSSANQEGSPGSLESPVSPVAGEASKPPDDAAFDIITDEELCQVQESESLHSESQMDRDSLDQSVTDLPVTHSWWYSRVYPVHLPFLRNSTCNSSTFDESEEWQVAQDAEISLLKSGEIMVKLPLTVEEIINFGEGNRELFIKSSTYSIIPITVTEVGLTISWIFSSDPKSISFSVVYQESEDTPLDQCKVLIPMTRCNSHKETIRGQMKVRNSGIYTLIFDNTFSRFISKRVFYQLTVERPVIYDGSDFP, translated from the exons ATGGAGGCAGCTACTGGTGAAAGCCAACTGCAGCGAATTATCAGGGACTTGCAAG ATGCTGTGGCTGAATTAAGTAAAGAATTTAAAGAAGGAGGGGAACCAATCACAGATGACAGTGTCAACTTGCAAAAATTCTCCTACAAGCTTGAATATCTTCTACAG TTtgaccagaaagaaaaaagcacattgCTGGGGAACAGAAAAGACTACTGGGATTATTTCTGTGACTGTCTGGCAAAAGTCAAAGGAGCTAATGATGGAATTCGCTTTGTCAAGTCTATTACGGAA CTACGAACATCTCTTGGGAAAGGAAGAGCATTTCTGCGTTACTCCCTCGTTCATCAAAGGCTTGCAGATACCTTACAGCAGTGTTTTATGAACACCAAGGTGACGAG tgaCTGGTACTATGCACGAAGCCCATTTCTGAACCCCAAAATGAGTTCTGACATTGTGGGTCAACTCTATGAGCTCACTGATGTTCAGTTTGACTTGGCATCACGAGGCTATGATTTAGATGCTGCTTGGCCAGCATTTGCAAG GAGGACGCTGTCCTCACTTGGATCTTCAGCATACTTATGGAAGCCCCCAAGTCGCAGTTCCAGCATGAGCAGCTTAGTGAGCAATTACTTGCAG GCTCCAGAGTTTCCCTCCAGCCCTGATGCAAATAACTCACTAAATGCTGAACACTTTGAGGGCTTTGAAGAGATGCGTGTAGAACTTGACCAGGCTGAGCTGAGGCAGAAAGAACTTCAGAGAAGTATTCAGCAGCTAGAAATGGAAAACCAGGAGCTCCAGGCAGCTGTCAGCCTTCAGAAAGAACAGTTGCAgctagaaaaagagaagagcaatAACTATAGTGAGGAGAACTCCCGTCTGACAAAGATGATCACAGAGTTACAGAAGCAGTGTGAGGTTTCACACTCCACTCAAAGCACTGTTCATGACCTGCAGAAATGCCTTCAATCGCTGGAACTGAATGCCGCGGAGCAGCAGAAGGAGTATTCAACAAAGCTGGCGCAGTTGGCAACCAGTAAGGAGGATTATGCCTCAAAACTGCAGCTGTTGAACGAGGAGTTGGAGGTCTGTAGGGCTTTAGTTGCTATGAAGGAGCTTTGCATTGATGAGCTTAAAGCAAAGCTAAGTTCCACAGAACAGAAGAATCTCAACCTCCTCGCAAAAGTTGATGCTGCCTTAGAGGAAAAAGGACAGCAAGCTATGGCCCAGTGTGACTCTGCCATACAGATACAGGCATTATTAGAGAAGCTTCagcagacagaaaaggaaaaggcagagatgCAAATACTTAGTGATGAACATACACATCAGCTGAAAACTGcaaaagagcagctgcagctgaaagaaGAGGCACAGAAGGAATTGGAGTCCAGATATAATCGCCTTGCTGCTGATTCCAGAGAAGAGAGTGAAAAGCTGCTGAGGAGCCTGGAAACCACgaaaaaagaaatggatgcACTTCAGAAGGCCCTgactctgaaagaaaaggagatggcTGAGCTCCAGACCCAGGTAATGGGGTCGCTGGCTCAGGTGGGGTCATTGGAAAAAGATCTTGAGgaggcaaggaaagaaaaagagaaactcGAGGAGGAGTATGGTAAGATGGAAGGGGCACTTAAGGACGAAGCCCagtcacaagcagaaaaaattgAACAACAGGAGAGTCATTTAAAAAAGGTGAGTGAGACTGTGTGTAGCCTTgagaagcaaaagcagaagctcTTGTATGAGAAAGAGCATCTCAGCCAGAAAGTCAAGGAGCTGGAGGATCAGATGAAGCAGCAAAACTCTGAAGTAAATGAAATGAGTGAGGAGAGCAGGAAGCTGAAAACTGAGAACGCAGATTTGCAGCAGTCCAAgaagaagatggaagagaagctgaaaaatttgGAAGCCTCTAAAGATTCTCTGGAAGCTGAAGTGGCGAGGCTGAGGGCCTCTGAGAAGCAGCTTCAGAGTGAGATAGATGATGCCCTTGTGTCAGTtgatgaaaaagagaagaagctCCGCAGCCAGAATAAACAGCTGGATGAAGATTTGCAGAATGCCAGGAGACAAAGACAAATTCTGGAGGAGAAATTAGAGGCTCTGCATTCAGACTATAGAGAattaaaggaaagagaagagaccACCAAGGAATCTTATGCCTCACTTGAAGGACAGCTGAAGAGTGCTAAACAACACAGTTTACAAGTAGAAAAAAGCTTAGACACTTTGAAGGAGAGCAAGGAGTCACTCCAGTCACAGCTTGCAGAGAAGGAAGTACAGCTACAAGACATGGAGTTCCAGTGTGAGCAGCTAAGAGCAGAAGCTGAAAGACATAGGAAGAAAGCTGAGATTCTTGAGGTAGAAAAGCTCAGTGTTGAAAATACGTGCCTTCAGCAGACAAAGCTTATTGAATCCCTCACATCGGAAAAGGAATCAATGGAAAAGCACCAACTACAGCAGGCAGCTTCTCTGGAGAAGGATGCAAAAGAGCTGACCTCCAGGCTTACAGTAAGTGAAGAGCAGCTACAAGTCAACCGAGATGAAGTGTCTAGGCTGCAAACAGAACTCCTTGACCTGCGAGTCAAGCTTCAGCAGACCACTGATGAGAGAGAGCAGTTGAAAAGTAAGCTGGCAATCACAGAAACTGTCTTGGGGGAGCAGAAAGTGCTTGTCCAGCAGCTGAAAGAGCAAACAGAGTCCCTCAACAGAAACCATGTGCAAGAACTGGTGCaatgcaaagaaagagaagaagtgCTGGAAAGAGAACAGGAGACAGTAGCCCTCCAAAAAACTGAGctggaaaataatttgctgAGTCTAAAGGAAGAACTCTCCAAGGTTAAGCAGTACTTGGAAGCTGCTAGAATggaaaatgtagaaaacaaagaTCTCCTCCATAGGACCAACACAGATATGGCTGAACTCGGTATTCAGATTTGTGCCTTGTCCTCTGAGAAGGTGGATGCAGAAGAGCAGTTAGCCCAGGCCAAAGAGAGGCTCAAAGAATTGGAAGAACAGGCAGCAGCGCAAcaggagaaactgaagcatGACATCTCTAGTCTCAGACAGGAGAACAGGAACCTACAAGAGAAACTAGAGGAGGCTCAGATATGTGTCTCAGCTGTCCCAAGTCTGCAAGCACAACTGGAGACAGCAAAGAAACAGGCACAGAGCTTTCAGGAGACCAGCCAAGAAGAGCTGTCTGCCATAAAATTTCAAATGAGCACAGAGATTCTAAATTATCAGACAAAATTCAAG GCTGCCAATGAAGAGTGTGGGAAACTAAAAGAGCAACTTGAGGAGCAGAAGAGACAACAGCATGCTACAGAGGAAGAGATTGCAGGTTTACAA gCTGAAAACACAAGTTTGTCTAGAAAGCTGGAGGAAACAAGAGAGCAGCTGTCTGAATTGCAATCTGCTCGGCTGCAAAAGGAAGAGGAGGTGACATCTCTGAGAGAACTCTTGGAAAG GACCCAAAAGGAAGCTGATGAAGCAAAAAAGCAGGCCCTGGATTACAGTGAGAAACTCAGAAAGGTGGCAGCAGACAAAGACAGCAATGACCAGAAGTTGTTTGCTGAGCTGGATGACCTGACAAGAACAAAACAGTTCCTTGAAGAACGTTTAATAGAACTTATCAG AGATAAGGATGCTTTGTGGCAAAAATCAGATGCTCTGGAGTTCCAGCAGAAGCTTAGTGCAGAGCAGAAGTGGCAGGGTGACACAGAGGTTAACCATTGCCTGGATTGCCAGAGGGAGTTCTCATGGATGGTGCGCCGACACCACTGCAG AATGTGCGGTCGCATTTTCTGCTACTATTGTTGCAACAACTACATGGTGACAAAACCTGGTGGGAGAAAGGAGCGTTGCTGCAAAGCTTGCTTTAATAAGCCCAGAGTGATTGTGGACAATGCAGATGATTCTGGATCCAGTGCCAACCAGGAAGGATCCCCAGGCTCATTGGAGTCACCAGTGTCACCAG TTGCAGGCGAAGCCTCTAAACCACCAGATGATGCAGCATTTGATATAATCACTGATGAGGAGCTGTGCCAAGTACAAGAATCGGAGTCACTCCACAGTGAAAGTCAGATGGATAGAGATTCTCTGGATCAAAGCGTGACAGATCT CCCTGTAACTCATAGTTGGTGGTATTCCAGAGTGTATCCAGTGCATCTGCCTTTTTTGAG aaACAGCACGTGTAATTCTTCAACCTTTGATGAATCAGAAGAGTGGCAGGTTGCTCAAGATGCTGAGATAAGCTTGTTGAAGTCAGGAGAAATCAT GGTCAAATTACCCCTTACAGTGGAGGAGATTATAAATTTTGGGGAAGGCAACAGAGAATTGTTCATCAAATCCAGCACTTACAGTATCATTCCCATCACTGTTACAGAGGTTGGGCTAACAATTAGTTGGATATTTTCATCAGACCCTAAAAGCATCTCCTTCAGCGTCGTCTACCAAGAATCAGAAGACACACCATTGGATCAGTGCAAA GTTCTTATTCCTATGACTCGCTGCAATTCTCATAAGGAAACTATCAGAGGACAGATGAAAGTCAGAAACTCTGGAATCTACACACTGATATTTGACAACACATTTTCTAG atttatttcaaaaagagTGTTTTATCAGTTGACTGTTGAGCGACCTGTCATCTATGATGGAAGTGATTTTCCATAG
- the CCR9 gene encoding C-C chemokine receptor type 9 — protein MALASTVPHTGKTSLDYYRNDSAGLSVIGNLANDTELMCDRRQVWQFARAFLPVFFWLIFFVGTVGNALVVLIYCKYRFRRSMMDRYLLHLAVADLLLLFTLPFWATAASSGWIFRNFMCKVVNSMYKINFYSCILFLTCISFDRYITIVQATKAKSSKQRRILRSKLVCLAVWLASVSLCLPEIMYSQSKQIGAVTVCKMTYPPNVGTAFRVAVLALKVTIGFFLPLLVVVICYTLIIHTLLQAKRCQKQKSLKIITMIITAFLLSQFPYNIVLLIKTINMYTGAVYSCQTINGLDIGLQVTQSIAFLHSCLNPFLYVFAGERFRMALVRMVRSTGRYWPGGQEQCSSLGDSQEHSSNWSFAMLGRRRVRNSLTLSTHLASSVVPASCQVFV, from the exons ATGGCACTTGCAAGCACA GTTCCCCACACTGGCAAGACCAGCCTGGATTACTACAGGAATGACAGCGCAGGGCTGTCTGTCATTGGGAACCTCGCCAACGACACAGAGCTCATGTGTGACAGGAGGCAGGTCTGGCAGTTTGCTCGAGCCTTCTTGCCCGTGTTTTTCTGGCTCATCTTCTTTGTGGGCACGGTGGGAAATGCCTTGGTCGTTCTCATCTACTGCAAATACCGCTTCAGGAGGAGCATGATGGACCGCTACCTGCTGCACTTAGCTGTTGCAGATCTGCTCCTCCTTTTCACCCTTCCTTTCTGGGCCACGGCTGCCTCCAGTGGATGGATCTTCAGAAATTTCATGTGCAAAGTGGTCAATAGCATGTATAAGATCAACTTCTACAGCTGCATCTTGTTTCTAACATGCATCAGTTTTGACAGGTACATCACCATTGTTCAAGCAACAAAAGCTAAATCTTCCAAGCAAAGGCGGATCCTGCGCAGCAAACTTGTGTGCTTGGCTGTCTGGCTGGCATCTGTCAGCCTGTGCCTCCCTGAGATAATGTACAGCCAGAGCAAGCAGATCGGTGCTGTGACGGTGTGCAAAATGACATACCCGCCCAACGTTGGCACGGCCTTCAGAGTTGCTGTCCTGGCTCTGAAGGTCACTATAGGCTTCTTCCTCCCGCTTTTGGTTGTGGTTATTTGCTACACCCTGATCATCCACACCCTTCTCCAAGCCAAAAGATGCCAAAAGCAGAAGTCATTAAAGATCATCACCATGATCATCActgcctttcttctctctcagtTCCCATACAACATTGTTTTGCTGATCAAGACCATCAACATGTACACCGGGGCGGTGTACAGCTGCCAGACCATCAATGGGCTGGACATTGGGCTGCAGGTCACCCAGAGCATTGCCTTCCTCCACAGTTGCCTCAACCCCTTCCTCTATGTCTTTGCTGGGGAACGTTTTAGGATGGCACTGGTCAGGATGGTGCGGAGCACTGGCCGCTATTGGCCTGGAGGCCAGGAGCAGTGCTCCTCCTTGGGTGACAgccaggagcacagctccaacTGGTCCTTTGCCATGCTGGGGCGGCGGCGGGTGAGGAACTCACTCACCCTCAGCACCCATTTGGCCTCCTCTGTTGTTCCTGCCTCATGCCAAGTCTTTGTGTAA